The proteins below are encoded in one region of Acidimicrobiales bacterium:
- a CDS encoding NAD-dependent epimerase/dehydratase family protein, which produces MRVAVTGGAGFIGANLCRVLSDRDDVDQVVAVDDLSTGDASNLAGLPRVELVAGTILDPAVLDAAFAGADAVVHLAARPSVPRSIDDPLATHVANATGTLEVLEGVRRARGPALVVAS; this is translated from the coding sequence GTGCGCGTCGCGGTGACGGGCGGCGCCGGGTTCATCGGCGCCAACCTCTGCCGAGTGCTGAGCGACCGCGACGACGTCGACCAGGTCGTCGCCGTCGACGACCTGTCGACCGGCGACGCGTCGAACCTGGCCGGGCTCCCCCGGGTGGAGCTGGTCGCCGGCACCATCCTCGACCCGGCGGTCCTCGACGCCGCGTTCGCCGGTGCCGACGCGGTGGTGCACCTGGCGGCGCGCCCTTCGGTGCCCCGGTCCATCGACGACCCGTTGGCGACCCACGTCGCCAACGCCACGGGGACCCTCGAGGTGCTCGAGGGCGTCCGCCGGGCGCGCGGGCCGGCGCTGGTCGTGGCCTCG